In the genome of Neovison vison isolate M4711 chromosome 4, ASM_NN_V1, whole genome shotgun sequence, the window TGCCCAGCATGGCCCGTTTCTCCGCGTCCTCGCCAACACTTTCTATTTGTACCGTTTGGATTCCGGCCATTGGGACACGCGTGAGGTGACAGCTCATCGTGGTCCTAGTCTTCGGTTTTAGCAGCCGTAACCTCtatcatttccttctggaagggtCCCtgccacactgtctttctgtggctTGGTGCAGCCACTCGCTGCTCTGTCCTGAGGTCCGTGGGCCCGCAGGCGTCTCTTCTCTGTCTCGGCTGTCCCCGCGCTGGGCTGTGGGCCACGGCTGGGGAGTGGCTGCAGGCGTGGCAGCACTCCGAGCGCTGCTGGGCGGGTGTCCTCCGGGACACGGGCATGCAGGTGACTTCAGTGCACGGGATTGGCTTGCGACTCTCGGTTCTAGTGACTCTGACTGTTGTGAGTGCGTGAGGGGAGGCGCTCCTTGGGAGCGGGGAGTGGCCTGCAGCCTGTCGGGCGGCCTGGTGCGGCCCCCACCCTTCCCCTGGATGGAGCTCCTAGGCCAGAGTTTGGAGTTTGCGCGGCCCCCGCAGGGGTAGGGCATTGCAGGCAGGCGGTGGGGTGGACCCTCTTCCTTCCGGGACTTGCGGGCTTGGGGGGCCCGGGGAGACGCATCTGTGTCGTGCTGCCCCCAAGGGTGACAGGCCCTGGTAGCATGGGGAGCGGGTTGGACCTTCAGTTTGAGCCTCTGtatattagtgtataagaagtgGTGAATCATGTCTCCTCTACTGGGATCTTTGGATGTTTAAGGATAAAGTAGATAGAATCCGTGACCTGTCAAATTAGACGTGCCATAAATACTAGTTTCAGGATTCAGAATGTTTGATCCCCGGGTGGGGTCTGTGTTGGCCGTATGTTGGGGACGTGCTCCGATGACCGGCCAGTGAGATGCGGGAGCGGGAGTGATGGAGCAGAGGTGGGTCCGGGCGCTCGAGGAgccgggcaggggtggggtgaggggggtgaggggtgtgAAGCGAGGGGTGCTTCACAGCCGGGCGGAGGCTGTCTGCTTCAGGGAGTGGGTCACTGGGGCAGGCTCCCGACCTCTGTCAGGATGCCAGTCGCTGGCCACACGTGACCGTGTCAGTGTGGATTCAGGAAAAGTTAACAAGCTGGAAACTCAGTCCCTCGGCCACACTGTCCACGTTTCAAGTGCTCAGCGGCCGCATTGGGGCAGTGGCTGGCGTCCTGGGAGGCACCAGAAGAGACTGTTTCCGCTACCACAGCACAGTCTTCGGACAGAGCTGGGGGAGACCGTTGAGCACCGTTGTGGCAAGCGTTCTGAGGCTTGGCCGAGCGTTTTAAtttcttcccaggggaatttgaTGGGTCTCGTAGTTGAAGCTGTTTTTCTCCACATATTTTGTTCCTGGAGGTGCTGGTGCCCTTGGGATCAGCTGGTCTCGGAGAACAGCACCGGGAACATTGGCGGGGAAGAGCCCGGCACGGGTCCCTGCCACCCGCATTCCCTGTTCAGAGACCGATGTTCCCACATTTCGTTGTGACCCTGTTTGGTTAGAGGAACGCGGAGGCTTCGCCGTAGGCGGGCGCAGACCCATCTGGAGTCGCGGGTGTTAGTGTTGGGCGGTTGGCTTTACCACACGTCTGTTCTGAGAAGGGGTTTGGTTCCTGATCTCTTCACTGCGAACTGAGCTTGTGGACTCTTAAGGGACCCAGAAAATGGGAACCCCCAGACCCACTGCGGCACCTTCAGTTCCACCAGGAAGCAACGCCCCAACCCCTGCCCGGTCTGCGGCGCCCCACACTGGTGGTGCCGCCTCAGGGCACGCCTCTCGCTGCCTCGCTCTGGGCTGCCTCTGTGTGCAGGGCCAGGCTGCGGTCCCTGGCCCCGCATCAGCCACAGCGCCCATGTGAGCCTGGTGGGGTAAAGGACGGGCTGAATTCCCCAGCCCAGCCATGTTCCAGAAGCTGCGTGAGTAACGCGTGCTCTGCCCGTCCCGGCAGGTGGAGCTGGAGGTCACGCTGCCCGGAGAAGGGAAGGACCGCATCTTCAAGGTGTCCATCAAGTGGGTGTCCTGCGTGAGCCTACAGGCGTTACACGATGCACTTTCGGGGCGGCTGCCCAGCGTCCCCTTTGAGACGATCCAGGCCCTGGATGTGGTCATGAGGCATTTGCCGTCCATGAGGTGAGGACCAAGGAAGCAGAGCGTCTGCCTCCGGCCCGGAGCGTGACCAGAAGGGGGCGAGGTCCTGTGCAGGGATGACTGGGATTTGGGAGTCGGGGTGGTGGTAGTTCCGGGTTTCTGTGATGAAGATCATTGCGGTACTAACATGAAacacttttaatataaaaatcaccAGGGGCCCCTCgccagctcagtcagtagagcatgtgactcctgatctcagggctgtgagttggagccccacgttgggcagaGATtactttgaggggaaaaaaaagaactcaccAGAGTGCTCACCATTGGCCTGCCTGCCCGTCCTTGTGCTCACTTGTGCTCCTTCCCTTGCCGATACCGTGAGCGTGGTGTGTCCGTGGCGCCCACGCGTAGGACTGGGACTAGTAGGCTGATCCCAGTGCCCCACCTGGCAGTGTGCCCACCGCGCGGAGGCAGGGACTGTGAGCGACACGGTGCTTCGGACTGCTGGCTTATTCCACGGGGCGGCTCTTCTCCCACAGTCGGCTGCACTTGGGCTTCCCGGGACAGAGGGTGCATGGACGCTTGGAGGGCTCGTGCTCGACCCCGTGGCAGGGCTGCACTAGTCCCCGTGTCACAGCCTCAAGGAAGCCAGGCCACTTGGCCACGCGCAGACCTTGGGGTTCTGACCTGGGACCACCTGCTCGTTTTTTGTGTGGGGCACCCGCCAGGGCTTTGGGAACCATTTGAATGAACCAACGACCAGAGACACGAGTCCATGCTGACCTTAGAGCGACAAAGCTCTAAGATTTGAGGGGGGGGTGGAGCTCCCTTTGTTCTTTCGTAGTGAGAGAAGGTGGTCTGGGATGTCTTGTTGGATTTTAAAGGGACCCTGGGGTTCTTGGTCTCCAGACTTGGGTGGGGGGGACCAGATAGCTGGCAGGTGTCCCTCGTGCAGGGACCTTCCCCCGGCCCCCAGGATACAGTCTCTTTCTGCTCGGAGCTTCTTTCGGCAggaaggcaggtgggtggggataaaaaaaaatctggaaaggcaGTTCACAGTGTTGAATGCGTTCTTCAAACAAGTGGCAGAAATCactgtgatttttgttttctgagttttgAATTAATTACCGTGTTACTTTTAGAATCAGGAGGAACATCTCCGTTCATTTtggagaaataatagaaaaagtgGTAGGAATAACGtgtaaggaagagaaaggaggagagagaaaggaccgTCTTCACAGTCTGGTGGATAGTGCAGCCCGGGGTGGATAACACGAGCCCCAAAAGACGCATCTTCCTTTTGGATCCTCTGTAAGGCGCGTCCCGGGGTCCAGGCATCACTGGCGCTGCAGCACTAAGGCGTCTGCCTCATGCACGGGGCCTCCTGCTCTCTGTGCCCTGGGGGCAGCGGGGCCCTGGAAGGCCTGCGGGTCTTCCCACATGTCCACCTCGCCGTCCCGCCTGGGAGGCcgcacccctcacccccccacacacacacattgagcCCCTGCCCTGCAGAGAGGATGCGTGGAGCGGGGACTAGATGCTGGCCACAGCGGCCACTAGATGCTGGGTGTCATCTTCCAACACGGTCCTGGACAGTGCAGCCAGGCTCCCTGGGCCCGGGGCTGCTTCAGTCCGGCCACCTCGGGTGGACGCTCCTTCCAGCTGTCCCTGCAGTGCACTGCCCGAGAAAGACGTGACGTGCTGTGTGCAGAGAAGCCCTAGTCGATGAGCAGGGGAGGCTCAGAAGCACGAGCCAGAGCCAGGGACACACCGTGTGCCCTGGGGCCTGCGCGGCCAGAGCCTGTGCCTGGCGTTCGATGCCACGGGGGAGGAGCGGGAGACCCACTCGAGGGAGGAAGCCACTGAGGCCCTGGCTCTCCGAGGCTGTGCCTCCAGCAGTGTTCCTCAGGGTCCGCCACGGACACCTGCCACACGCCACTCGGGGACCTGGTTCGGTTCGGAGGAAACTGGCAGAACCGTGGGTGCCTGTGCGCGGGCCTGCTGTCTGTCACGACGAGCGGACTCGGCGTCCGCCTGTCCTGTCTGACCCCACGAGGGCTCTTGTTTCAGGTATACCCCTGTGGGCCGCTCCTTCTTCACGGCGTCCGAGGGCTGCTCCAACCCCCTTGGCGGGGGCCGGGAAGTGTGGTTTGGCTTCCATCAGTCCGTCCGACCTTCTCTTTGGAAAATGATGTTAAATATTGATGGTAAGCAAAGCCCCTGTCTTTGTCGTCAGCGGATGGGGTTGGAGCGTTGCCGAGGGGCTGAGATCCGGGGAAACGCCTGTGTGGCCGTTTCCAAACGTGGCCTCCGTCCGAGCTGCGGATGCCGTGTCACACGCGGccttcctctcctgcttgtgaGACGTGAACCTCAGAGCCGCCTGCAGGGCCCACTCCAGAGACGGAGGCTCTGGGTGCCGAGACGGGCCAGCGTCCCTGACTCACTCCCAGATCCCGCTGCCCGTGTCCAGCAGGCAGGGCTTCCCCGCGCCCGGCCCGCCCTCTGTCTCACCTTTTCATGCTGCTGCCTGGGGGGCGGGAGCGCCGGGTAGCTGGCTGGGGGCCGGCCTGCTCTGATGCCTCCCGGCTGGTCTCCTCCGGGTTCGGGGTGCGCTGCCCTCTCGGGAGTCTCAGGGCTGCATCACGTCAGGAACGGGAAACCTCAGACGGTCCCCGGTGGTGGCTCTTGGGGTCTGGCGGAGTTTCATCTTAAGGCTTTTGACTCTCAGAGGGCAGCTTTATCTTTGGGTCCCGGGCCGAAGGAGTATGGGGCGGCTCCTGCTCGCGCTGTCCCACCCACAAGGCCGCGAGGTGGACCCCGGGGATGGCGGGGAGCAGAGGCCAGGCGGCCGGCCTGCTGGGGACACACCTCACCTcaccctttgcttttcttttgttcccAACGACAGTCTCAGCAACTGCGTTTTATAAGGCACAGCCGGTAATCGAGTTTGTTTGTGAAGTTTTGGATTTTAAAAGTATTGAAGAACAACAGAAACCTCTGACAGATTCCCAAAGGGTCAAGTTTACCAAAGAAATCAAAGGTGGGTCCCTGTCTCGCACGTGTGGCCCTGACTCTCCCCCCTCGCTGCCCTTCCTGAGCTCCTGGTAGGGAGGAGGCGCTGAGCACGGTCAGCCGTCCGATGAATTCCCACAATTCATCATTCCCATGAGCCAAGCCATGTCACAGCTCGGGAACAGTGATGTTCTCAGTAAACGGCTCTCCGCAGAGGCGAGAGGCGCAGGTCGGTGACTGGTGGCCTTCACGTCCCTGGACTCCTGGACCAGAGAGCCCGTAGCGCACACTTCCGTGCCTTGTTGTCCTGCGGCCTCACATCCCCGGCAGCATCTGTCCCCACCCACCAGCTCACCCCTCGGGGAGACACAGCCCGGGTATGGTGGCCCAGCTCAGGCCCCTCTGGCCGGCTGGCACCTGTCACCCACACCCCTCCacacctgtcctcagagggctTTCGAAAGGCTGTCAGAAGTACCCGTTGCTAAAAATAATCCTGGAGAAAGCACAAAGTCTCTCCGAGCCAACGTAGTGACTTTTATCTTTAAGAACAGTGGCGAGCCGCTGGCCTTGGCATTTCTGGGGCAGAAGGTGGCCCTGGGGTGCGATGGGCCCCGCGCAGGGGTCCTCCCCTTGGGGCCAGTGTAGTCAAGCAGCTGCCCCAGACCACCTCCCCTCCTTGGGTCTGTGGGCGTGGCTCCCAGGACAGCTGGTGCTTGTGGGGGGTTGCTCCAGCCTGGGGTGGGTCTTGACCCTGAGGCCCGGCTGCTCTGTGTCCCCAGGTCTAAAGGTGGAGATAACGCACTGTGGGCAGATGAAGAGGAAGTACCGTGTCTGCAACGTGACCCGCCGGCCCGCCAGCCACCAAACGTAAACGGCCTTCCCTTCCCCGCAGATCAGCTCTCATGGTCGCTCTGGTGTGCAGACTCCAGAGCAGGGGCCCTTCTGGAAAGGCTCATTTCATTCTAGTTCAGAATTTTGGAACTGCATGTTCGGCTCAGTGGAGCTGGACGGCACCTGAGGAAACCCAAGTCACGCAGTTGCTCTGCGCGGGGCGGGACGGGACGGGGTGGCGGCTCCCTGTGGATTTTCCCTCCTGAGCTCTGCAGGCGAGAGAGGGtcctttggtttgttttctaatCCTCGGtgctgggcaggagcagggatcggggggctccccccgccccggcctggCCAGTGCTGGGCCGTCTGTCTCGTGCCGTGAGCTCCGGTCCGAAGTTGGCTGGGATGTGCGCAGGCCATTCTGGGGCCCTCGTCTGTTCTCGGTGCCTCACGCGTTCTGTAGAGCTCTGTGATCTGTGATTATCACATGTTATAGGTGtggaagtattttttatttcccaaCTCCAGAGATAATATGAAAGTTTAAGAACTACACGTCTAAAGGGCGTGATTGGTTTTGACCCCTGGAAGGTGCTCGGGACGTGTGCCCCGCCCCAGACCCTCATCCCCCTTCTTCAGCCCTCGGCAAGCAGACTGGGGGAGCCGCCTCCCGCGGGGTCCGCTGCCTGAGCCCCTTCCTGGCTTCCCTAGGTTCCCGCTGCAGCAGGAGAGCGGGCAGACGGTGGAGTGCACGGTGGCTCAGTACTTCAAGGACAGGCACAAGCTGGTCCTGCGTTACCCGCACCTTCCATGTTTACAAGTCGGACAGGAGCAGAAACACACCTACCTTCCTCTCGAGGCAAGTCCCATCTCCTGTCCCCCTGCCCTGGGGCTGGCAGGAGAGCCGGGGACCTCCAGCCAGGGACGCCCCTTGCGCCTGCCTCCCCATGAATGACACGGTGAGGACATGGTGAGGACATTCCCACGGGGTTCCTGGGCCGATAGAGGACGCGCCCGTTGTGCCcagcaggccccttgctcaggCTGGAAGGTTTTCAGAAAAGCTGCCGTTTTCTTCACTTGGAAAAGTCCTGGCCCGGGGGAAGACTAAATGCTAAAACTGACCCAAATTTTAACTCTTTCTGTTAGTGTCTTAAGTTCTCTGGACTCGTCCAGTTACCCCGGTGTCCGGTCGGTCTTCCTGGGCTCCGGTGCGGAAGCCCAGCCTCCTCCCCGTCAGCGCGCAGCTTCCTGCTCTCACGTCATGAGGTTCCCAGCGCACGGTGCGGCGGCCAGGCTCCCCCAGGAGGCGCTCTGCTGCTGACCGCGGGCCCCCGAGCAGCCCCTGGTCCTGGAGGATTGCCGGGTCAGCCGCCGCGGTGTCTGCGTGGCGCCATGTGTGGCTAAGAGATGGACGTGTTCCAGGCCGAGCCAGGGTGCCACGCTCAGCCGCAGACCCCAGCCCGTCCCCAGCACCGGGCCAGCGCCGTGTCTGTCCCTTCTTCGTAGGTCTGTAACATAGTGGCGGGACAGAGATGTATCAAAAAACTGACCGACAATCAGACCTCAACCATGATCAGAGCGACTGCCCGGTCAGCACCGGATCGTCAGGAAGAGATCAGCAAGCTGGTGAGAGTCGGGCTGCTGCGgcctgcctgggggtggggacaccATGGGGACTGTGCTATGTGgtgcgggggaggggagcccctGATGTTTGGGATAGAGACAGcttacttctttcttccttctcaagatGCGAAGTGCAAGTTTTAATACAGATCCGTATGTTCGTGAATTTGGAATCATGGTCAAGGACGAGATGACAGACGTGACCGGACGGGTCCTCCAGCCGCCCTCCATCCTCTACGGGGGCAGGGTAGGTggagggcggggctgggagaTGTGCGTGGGTGCACGCGCGCTGTGTCTGCCGGTGGTGGGGGAGCAGCAGCTTTGGACCCCCATGGGGCAGCGCTGTTGCCAGAGGTGTAGTCCGGGCAGGGGTCAGGAGTTCTTGCCGCACTCGTCCAAGCCGGCACTTGTTATGGGGCCTCAGGAAGACTGAGCTGCTCTGCCCTTTCTGAAGATTTTCAGAATTACCCTTTGTCTTTTCAAAAGGTGACTTTTATTATCCCATTAAAATCTGGAGAGCATTGTTCTTTGGACACTCTGCACTGGCGAATTATTTTCTAGAAACTTCTGCTTTTtcttgggtgggttttttttatttgttttgttttgttttttgactttgGTGTTGGAGGTATTTGGTGACAAACAGTTGTTAGTcattcaagtttttgtttttgcccgTGTGATGCCCGGCCTCATCAGCACATCGTAACGCAGTCCTGTCTGTTGAGCCCTGCGGAGCTCGTGGGAAGGGTTCGTGCACTCGGGCGGGCCAGGCCTCCAGATGCGGAGCGCAGCTCTATGGGGCGGACGGTGGGTCCCGGGGCCTTGGCCTCACTCACCCGCGAGCTGTGCCCTGCCTGTCACCCTAGTCCTCGGGACCTGTAGCAAGGCCTGGttttgtttgtggggtttttccctttcttattaTAAAACACAAGTTCTGCTTTTTAGAATGTTCCGAAGTTCAAAGGGTAAAACAGTTAAAGGGAGGTGGCACTTGGCCAGCTCAGCGGGAAGAGcctgcaggtcttgatcccagggtcatggctTTGACTCCCACattagtgtggagcctgcctacCGAGCAGCACAGCAGAACAAGGCATTACAGGAGAAGACGGTCTCCCCAGGTCTCTCGGGCTCTCCCAGGAAGCCACTGTGTTCGCTCTGTCCTTCGTGAGCTGCCCAGGGACAATTCGTATGTGTTTTCATCCCTTTCAGTGCAAACAATAACATTAAGTATGCTTCTTTTTACTTGAAACTTTCTCGTAGAGCCCACAGAGGTCTTGGAGATGGTTCCGTGTCTCTGACGCGTGGCTTGTTTGGGCTTCGGATGGTTCTCTGTGTGGGGGTCCCTATCCTCTGAGGACGGCCTCCGAGCAAGGCTTCCCGGCTTTCTCAGCTCTCTTGTGCGTCTGCTGCGTGCAGATGCGGACGCCGTGCAGAACACGGCCCCTTTGAGCCCTTCTTAAAGCCCTCAGAGGGGTCTGCCCTGGTCAGTGGAGAGATGGCTAGGAACAGAGGATTTTGTGGCCTGTGGGTGGTCAACCCAAATCACAAatccagtgtttttgtttttgttttttttcacggCCCCTGCTTCTGTCTGACTTTTTGACTCTTAGTAAATGCAGGAGTAGTTTGGAAAACAAAGTAGCTCTTATAAACTAATCTTGCAAAACTGTTAGAATTGTAGGATTGAAAGTTTATCCTGCTTCTAAACGAACACATTTTTGCAGATCTCTGAAACATCTCAGTGAGGACACACATTCTTCTTCACCTACCCTACTCGTCCGTTGTCAGAGCAAAACGTTAAAAGCCCCCCAGGGAACATTTAGCCATGTCTGGAGGCTGGCCTCCAATGACAAGCACCGCTGACGCCCTACAGCACACAGGACTGTCCACACGTCAGCAGGGCTGAGGCTGACACTCGTGTGTGTCACGAGAGCCCGTGTCTGCTGAAGCCATGTGTGCTCACACGTGTGCGTGTGGAGTCTGGAGTACCAGACCCGTGGCAGGCCATCTCTTACAGAAGCCTCTCTCTAGTGCAGTGGGGACATAGTTATAAAAATACAGGAAAGACAAGAGGTTCCTCTGATGGCAGTGCCGAGGCCTGGTCCTTTCTGGGTGACAGAGGACAAGCTCCAGTGGGTACATCCCTCGCTCTGTCTCTACAAGTCGGAGTAGCTTCCATTCCTTAAACCGGGTAGGCATGGCACGAGGAGCGGAGGGGTCCTCCCCAGCCCACCTGCTCCCTGGCACCTgcacttccttcccctccttggcTGCTGGCGTGATGACAGGTGGAGTAAGCGAGAGCACGTCCTGAGCCAGGAAGCCCTCGTGCGGCATCCCGCGTCCCTTCCATTCCTCGGGGCTGCCCGTGAACTTTGGTGGCACTCTGGGCCTCTCTGCTCCCTGTGGCCTGTAGCCACCCCTCCCTTCATCAGTCCGTCCATCTTCCGTCTGCCCTTCCCTCCGTCCGCCCTCCGTGTCCCCTCTGTTCACCCAACCCTCCTTCATCCCTCGTCTCTCCACCCCGttcatccctccatccctccatccttccAGCCCCATCTCCCGTCCAGCTCttcatctgtccgtccatccgtccCGCAGACATTCTGGCCCACATGCTCTGCAGGGCAGGTCAGAGACGGGAGACCACACAGAGGCTTAGTTCTCAGCTTCGGGAGCACCATTGGACCAGGGGGCCAGTGGACAATCGGGAAAGTAACACAGTCCAAGGTCAGAGGCATGTGTGTCCCATTTCTCCTCACTCTAAacttcttgccatttgcagaATAAAGCGATCGCCACCCCTGTCCAGGGCGTGTGGGACATGCGGAACAAGCAGTTCCACACAGGCATTGAGATCAAGGTGTGGGCCATCGCGTGCTTCGCCCCCCAGCGCCAGTGCACGGAAGTCCACCTTAAGTAAGGCCGCTTGGGTGGGGGGCGCACCTGGCCTGGGCGGGGCCGCTGGGGGCGGGGCCGCTGGGGGCCAGGGCCGCTGGGGGCCGGGCAGCGGGCCTGGTGGTGATGGCTGGGTTTGGTCCTCAGCCTTTCCCTGGCAGAGGACACTTGCCCAGGACGTGGGAGCTGCCTCAAGGCTGCTGTTCCTTCTCAGACTTACTGGTGGAGGGAGTGTGAAGAAGTAGCACAGATTATGTAAGAAACAAAGCAGTAAATGGATAAACTTAAAAATTAGAtgcaaaagagaaaattacattCAGTGAAGTCAAGTAACTCGGGaaaataaaccattaaaaaaaaaacttggaaaaaaaattgtccctACTTGGTCCAGGTGTTGGGCCCTTTGAAAGTAGCACCATGAACGTGAAGCTTCGCCACTCACACTTCCGTGCCAAACAGACCTAACGGCGGAAAGAAAGCTTGAGCTTCCCGCCTGTCTCGGAAGTGGGAGGGAACCCACGCCCGAGGCGCGCACGTAGCTGCTGCGCATTTTAGCAGAGGCCGGCTCGGACGGTCCCGAGCGCGGAGTCCAGGGCCAAGAAGCTGGCTGTCCTGCATGTGGCCAGCGGAGCGAGAGGGAAGCACAGAGCAGACTAGGAAACAAGTCCGTTGAGTGTGAACCCAGGTGCCTCTCCGCCGTGTTCTGGCCTCCGCTCCTCTGTGCTTGACGGCCCGGTGTGAACGCCCCCGCGGTGTACGTGAGCACACGGCTAAGAGCCCTGAAGTCCAGGAGGCCAAACCCTGGCCCCCCTGGGCCGAGCGTCCACACCACACTGTAGAAGGCGATGTTATTTTTATTCCAAAGTTTAAAATAGAAGCTGTTGATGAGTCTGAGCCCCTCCCCTCACCGTGACTTCTCCAGGCCCGCTGGCGGCAGCTGCTGGTGTCCCTCTCGCTGTGGTTGGTTCCATTCTTTCCCACAGCAGTGTCCTCCAAGTCCAAGTTGTACACCTAAGATCAATGGGGGCACGTCCAGGGGGACGGTGCGTTCACAGTTGTCCTGCCCATGGCGGTATCTGGTGTTTCCAGAGCCCTGGGTTCTTATACCAGCACCTGGACGCTGGTCAGGCCTGCTGCATGGGCGGCCCCTGCTGGGAAAGGACAGCACTGTCCCACACCTGCGAGTGGCTTCCCAGGAGctgctgtgtgtgcacacacctTCTCCTTGAGTTGATGCGTTGTCCTGGTTTCGTCCAGGTCTTAAACTTGGACGCGGACGTCAACATACAGGGTTTGGGGTTGGGCCGTTGAAGCCGGGCCCTTCCTTGGGGCCTCTGGCTGGTGTGGAGCCTGGGGCACTTGCCGTGCATTCACATCTACTGACCCTTCTCCTTCAGGTCCTTCACGGAGCAGCTCAGAAAGATCTCGAGGGACGCCGGAATGCCCATCCAGGGCCAGCCGTGCTTCTGCAAATATGCCCAGGGGGCAGATAGCGTGGAGCCCATGTTCAGGCATCTGAAGAACACGTACGCTGGCCTGCAGCTGGTGGTGGTCATCCTGCCGGGCAAGACCCCCGTGTACGGTAGGCCCCCCTGCTCTCATGGTCCCTGTGGCCCCTGCCTTCATGACCCTGGGGGCTGGGCGCAGCCTGAGCCTGGGTGTGCCACACCAGGGAGTGTTCATGCGTGGCCCATCGCTCCCACATCCGCGCCGAGGCCACCTTCCCTGGAGGCCGGCACCTATAGTTAGCTTGTCA includes:
- the AGO2 gene encoding protein argonaute-2 isoform X2, encoding MDIPKIDIYHYELDIKPEKCPRRVNREIVEHMVQHFKTQIFGDRKPVFDGRKNLYTAMPLPIGRDKVELEVTLPGEGKDRIFKVSIKWVSCVSLQALHDALSGRLPSVPFETIQALDVVMRHLPSMRYTPVGRSFFTASEGCSNPLGGGREVWFGFHQSVRPSLWKMMLNIDVSATAFYKAQPVIEFVCEVLDFKSIEEQQKPLTDSQRVKFTKEIKGLKVEITHCGQMKRKYRVCNVTRRPASHQTFPLQQESGQTVECTVAQYFKDRHKLVLRYPHLPCLQVGQEQKHTYLPLEVCNIVAGQRCIKKLTDNQTSTMIRATARSAPDRQEEISKLMRSASFNTDPYVREFGIMVKDEMTDVTGRVLQPPSILYGGRNKAIATPVQGVWDMRNKQFHTGIEIKVWAIACFAPQRQCTEVHLKSFTEQLRKISRDAGMPIQGQPCFCKYAQGADSVEPMFRHLKNTYAGLQLVVVILPGKTPVYAEVKRVGDTVLGMATQCVQMKNVQRTTPQTLSNLCLKINVKLGGVNNILLPQGRPPVFQQPVIFLGADVTHPPAGDGKKPSIAAVVGSMDAHPNRYCATVRVQQHRQEIIQDLATMVRELLIQFYKSTRFKPTRIIFYRDGVSEGQFQQVLHHELLAIREACIKLEKDYQPGITFIVVQKRHHTRLFCTDKNERVGKSGNIPAGTTVDTKITHPTEFDFYLCSHAGIQGTSRPSHYHVLWDDNRFSSDELQILTYQLCHTYVRCTRSVSIPAPAYYAHLVAFRARYHLVDKEHDSAEGSHTSGQSNGRDHQALAKAVQVHQDTLRTMYFA
- the AGO2 gene encoding protein argonaute-2 isoform X3; translation: MLLCFPLLEHRERPRSRKEGREIVEHMVQHFKTQIFGDRKPVFDGRKNLYTAMPLPIGRDKVELEVTLPGEGKDRIFKVSIKWVSCVSLQALHDALSGRLPSVPFETIQALDVVMRHLPSMRYTPVGRSFFTASEGCSNPLGGGREVWFGFHQSVRPSLWKMMLNIDVSATAFYKAQPVIEFVCEVLDFKSIEEQQKPLTDSQRVKFTKEIKGLKVEITHCGQMKRKYRVCNVTRRPASHQTFPLQQESGQTVECTVAQYFKDRHKLVLRYPHLPCLQVGQEQKHTYLPLEVCNIVAGQRCIKKLTDNQTSTMIRATARSAPDRQEEISKLMRSASFNTDPYVREFGIMVKDEMTDVTGRVLQPPSILYGGRNKAIATPVQGVWDMRNKQFHTGIEIKVWAIACFAPQRQCTEVHLKSFTEQLRKISRDAGMPIQGQPCFCKYAQGADSVEPMFRHLKNTYAGLQLVVVILPGKTPVYAEVKRVGDTVLGMATQCVQMKNVQRTTPQTLSNLCLKINVKLGGVNNILLPQGRPPVFQQPVIFLGADVTHPPAGDGKKPSIAAVVGSMDAHPNRYCATVRVQQHRQEIIQDLATMVRELLIQFYKSTRFKPTRIIFYRDGVSEGQFQQVLHHELLAIREACIKLEKDYQPGITFIVVQKRHHTRLFCTDKNERVGKSGNIPAGTTVDTKITHPTEFDFYLCSHAGIQGTSRPSHYHVLWDDNRFSSDELQILTYQLCHTYVRCTRSVSIPAPAYYAHLVAFRARYHLVDKEHDSAEGSHTSGQSNGRDHQALAKAVQVHQDTLRTMYFA